From Myxococcus stipitatus, one genomic window encodes:
- the rlmN gene encoding 23S rRNA (adenine(2503)-C(2))-methyltransferase RlmN — translation MRRGTLHELPLPPPGILAEVHAFLRGLGAPAYRYQQLVTAFQRGAQSFQEVRDLPSDLRQQLVSRFGQTVLPLEVEAVRTGEQVEKVLFRTRTGARVETVLSRYRAGWSSVCVSTQAGCGLACSFCATGALGLERNLSVDEICAQVVHRRWSSEPGGAPKSVAFMGMGEALANPNVLTALSVLTAPGYGGLSPRRITVSTVGLAPALAALTEAHPQVTLTLSVHSPFPEQRARLIPLERRFPLEENLAILDRHVLRARRKTYLAYLLIDGVNDSEEHLVALARLVQRRSRPELFHVSVIRYNAAFGADPSFRAPASSKVDDFVARLHRLGVGATRRQQFGADIDAACGQLRAESLGRLGRRRPSGDPA, via the coding sequence ATGCGTCGCGGCACCCTTCACGAACTCCCTCTCCCTCCTCCGGGTATCCTCGCCGAGGTTCACGCGTTCCTCCGCGGGCTCGGCGCGCCTGCGTATCGTTACCAGCAGTTGGTGACGGCATTTCAGCGTGGCGCGCAGAGTTTCCAGGAGGTCCGTGACCTGCCGAGCGACCTCCGGCAGCAGCTCGTCTCCCGCTTCGGGCAGACGGTCCTTCCCCTCGAGGTCGAGGCGGTGCGGACGGGAGAGCAGGTCGAGAAGGTGCTCTTCCGCACGCGCACGGGTGCGCGTGTCGAGACCGTGCTCTCGCGCTACCGCGCTGGCTGGTCCTCGGTCTGCGTGTCCACGCAAGCGGGCTGTGGTCTGGCTTGTTCGTTCTGTGCCACGGGCGCCCTGGGGCTCGAGCGCAACCTGAGCGTCGACGAGATTTGCGCACAAGTCGTGCACCGGCGTTGGAGTTCGGAGCCTGGCGGCGCGCCGAAAAGCGTCGCGTTCATGGGGATGGGCGAGGCGCTCGCGAACCCCAACGTGCTCACGGCGCTGAGCGTGCTCACGGCGCCGGGCTATGGCGGGCTGTCACCGCGCCGAATCACCGTCTCGACGGTGGGCCTGGCGCCGGCCCTGGCGGCGCTCACCGAGGCGCACCCGCAGGTCACCCTGACGCTCTCGGTCCATTCTCCGTTCCCCGAGCAACGCGCACGGCTCATTCCGCTCGAGCGTCGGTTCCCCCTCGAGGAGAACCTCGCCATCCTGGATCGACACGTCCTGCGCGCACGGCGGAAGACCTACCTGGCGTACCTGCTGATCGACGGCGTCAACGACTCGGAGGAACATCTCGTCGCGCTCGCGCGGCTCGTGCAGCGGCGCTCCAGGCCCGAGCTCTTTCACGTCAGCGTCATCCGTTACAACGCGGCCTTTGGGGCGGACCCGTCGTTCAGGGCCCCGGCGTCGTCGAAGGTCGACGACTTCGTGGCGCGGCTGCATCGCCTGGGCGTCGGGGCGACGCGACGACAGCAGTTCGGGGCAGACATCGATGCCGCGTGCGGTCAGTTGCGCGCTGAATCGCTGGGCCGCCTCGGTCGCCGCCGTCCCTCTGGCGACCCGGCGTGA
- a CDS encoding putative quinol monooxygenase codes for MVVEYIRYDVPTERAGAFLEAYQRAGEHLRGSPHCLRYEVSRGVEEPHHFVVRIEWDSEEGHLQGFRRSPEFRKFFELVKPFVSDIQEMKHYRLESAWSRP; via the coding sequence ATGGTCGTGGAGTACATCCGTTATGACGTTCCCACCGAGCGGGCGGGGGCGTTTCTCGAGGCCTACCAGCGCGCGGGTGAGCACCTGCGCGGCTCCCCCCACTGTCTGCGCTATGAAGTGAGCCGGGGCGTGGAGGAGCCGCACCACTTCGTCGTCCGCATCGAGTGGGACTCCGAGGAGGGTCACCTTCAGGGGTTCCGTCGGAGCCCCGAGTTCCGGAAGTTCTTCGAGCTCGTCAAGCCCTTCGTCTCCGATATCCAGGAGATGAAGCACTACCGCCTCGAGAGTGCATGGAGCCGCCCGTGA
- a CDS encoding MarR family winged helix-turn-helix transcriptional regulator, whose amino-acid sequence MVKPQQSPVPDEGLVDALVRASFVTTAVLNRLGADNDVSLTLLRVIGILRDRRLRMVALADYLGLEKSTMTGLIDRAEKRGIVARAPSAEDGRAIDVFLTKQGAELVERMYVQVQQALAPLTERLNTADQQRLQALLLRMLDAADD is encoded by the coding sequence ATGGTGAAGCCCCAGCAATCCCCGGTGCCCGACGAGGGGCTGGTCGACGCCCTCGTACGCGCCTCGTTCGTCACGACGGCCGTGCTCAACAGGCTCGGCGCCGACAACGACGTCTCCCTCACCCTGCTTCGGGTCATCGGCATCCTCCGGGACCGGCGCCTGCGGATGGTCGCGCTCGCCGACTATCTCGGCCTCGAGAAGTCGACGATGACGGGACTCATCGACCGCGCCGAGAAGCGGGGGATCGTGGCGCGCGCGCCAAGCGCGGAAGACGGCAGGGCCATCGACGTCTTTCTAACGAAACAGGGCGCGGAGCTCGTCGAGCGTATGTATGTCCAAGTCCAGCAGGCGCTCGCCCCCCTCACGGAGCGGCTCAACACCGCGGACCAGCAGCGCCTCCAAGCGCTGCTGCTGCGCATGCTCGACGCCGCGGACGACTGA
- a CDS encoding alpha/beta hydrolase, with protein MNFYPFTDIETISPRPMLFIAGEHAHSREFSDEAYRLAGEPKALVIVPGAGHVDLYDRVNLIPFDTLTTFFQTNLR; from the coding sequence ATGAACTTCTATCCGTTCACGGACATCGAGACGATTTCTCCCCGTCCGATGCTTTTCATCGCGGGCGAGCATGCCCACTCCCGGGAGTTCAGCGACGAGGCCTACCGGCTCGCCGGTGAGCCCAAGGCGCTGGTCATCGTGCCCGGGGCGGGCCACGTGGACCTCTACGACCGCGTGAACCTCATTCCCTTCGACACGTTGACCACGTTCTTCCAGACGAACCTGCGGTGA
- a CDS encoding glutathione S-transferase family protein has translation MLTLYGFGRVNSKVVGVTRDLRVLWTLEELGVPYRVHGVDHPAGELQSEEFRRLNPFTQVPVLEDDGFVLTESAAILLYLAEKTGRLIPADLQGRAQVTRWCFAALNSVEPPLFQILMIDLLGAADPTGEQRRPGLVKYAERVLSALESRLEGRPHLTGEAFTVADILMTTVLREVRNAGVLDGFPRVAAYRERCEGRPAWRRTLEAYEQRLGAPVGSAR, from the coding sequence ATGCTCACGCTCTACGGCTTCGGCCGCGTCAATTCGAAGGTGGTGGGGGTTACTCGCGATCTGCGTGTCCTGTGGACGCTCGAGGAGCTCGGTGTGCCCTATCGGGTGCATGGTGTGGATCACCCGGCGGGGGAACTCCAGAGCGAGGAGTTCCGGCGGCTCAACCCCTTCACCCAGGTGCCGGTGCTCGAGGACGACGGCTTCGTGCTCACCGAGTCGGCGGCGATCCTGCTGTACCTGGCGGAGAAGACGGGCAGATTGATTCCCGCGGATCTCCAAGGCCGTGCCCAGGTGACACGCTGGTGCTTCGCCGCGCTCAACAGCGTGGAGCCCCCGCTGTTCCAGATTCTGATGATCGACCTGCTCGGCGCCGCGGATCCCACCGGCGAGCAGCGGCGTCCCGGACTGGTGAAGTACGCCGAGCGCGTGCTGAGCGCGCTGGAGTCCCGGTTGGAAGGCCGTCCCCATCTCACGGGCGAGGCGTTCACCGTGGCGGACATCCTGATGACGACGGTCCTGCGTGAGGTCCGCAACGCGGGCGTGCTCGATGGCTTCCCGCGGGTCGCCGCCTATCGCGAGCGGTGTGAGGGACGGCCCGCCTGGCGGCGGACGCTGGAGGCCTATGAGCAGCGTCTAGGGGCCCCGGTGGGCAGCGCGCGCTAG
- a CDS encoding glycoside hydrolase family 5 protein yields MGRPPVSRKCLYVLLGSLFTLGAGCSPPSSEEAGLPASASSAPGTVKQLLLPALDTSYQTVLYDDVVASGWDVGYSWGGISHGSTTSTKAYGASSLQVTSAADSALALGAEGQSFSTDTYRAVSFAIHPGTANLTAIKSLKLIVSQEGVDGNGGVAIGNYASPSFDTLGAGEWTRVTIPMSALEGALTTFNKLTLMADTAVSYGIDGIAIEIPRLPPLDTSSMTVLYDDAVASGWSTAYSWGGTTLVSDTASRAYGTTSMKVTAPANSAMALGAFGSSASVANTVAVSFAINPGTSNLTAIQALKVIVSQEGVDGNAGVAIGAYANPGFGSLAPGHWTRVRIPMSALKGSLTTFNKLTLQSASAVVYGVDGIALENGTTQPPSGGKTYPTGVAYRGINRAGMEYGDDWDGWTGQTYYEMPSSTQIAAELAYYKAKGFNLIRLPISWERIQHTLYGPLDMAYSNGMMNYINLATAQGFSLVLDLHNYNRYATGAFDGAGNQTTNYVQRIIGDGTLTVGHLADVWTKLANLVKTNPKVILNLMNEPHDLPMTSTTWFSGIQTVMNAVRATGSTQLILVPNTRASDVGHWHTWAPGGGPLDSVASLVITDSANNYAFDMHSYYPEGYGSNDESSYGAQLTAVTNWARTHGKKLFLSEMGIRNQESFAQVQITNALTFMNNNSDVWVGWSPWDLTYWQLTTNNHTADYTTNGRTPINWYAAFLTANFLAL; encoded by the coding sequence ATGGGACGACCACCGGTTTCGCGGAAGTGTCTTTACGTTCTGCTGGGGAGTCTCTTCACCCTGGGCGCGGGGTGTTCGCCGCCTTCGAGCGAAGAAGCGGGCCTGCCCGCGAGCGCTTCAAGCGCTCCGGGCACGGTCAAGCAGTTGCTTCTGCCCGCGTTGGACACTTCCTATCAGACGGTGCTGTATGACGACGTCGTCGCGTCGGGTTGGGATGTCGGCTACAGCTGGGGAGGCATCTCCCATGGTTCGACGACGAGCACGAAGGCTTACGGTGCTTCGTCGCTGCAGGTCACTTCCGCCGCGGATAGTGCCCTGGCGCTGGGCGCTGAAGGCCAGTCGTTCTCGACGGACACCTACAGGGCCGTGAGCTTCGCCATCCATCCAGGCACGGCGAACCTCACGGCCATCAAGAGCCTCAAGCTCATCGTCAGCCAGGAGGGCGTCGATGGAAACGGGGGCGTGGCGATCGGCAACTACGCCAGCCCGAGCTTCGACACCTTGGGGGCGGGTGAATGGACTCGCGTCACCATCCCGATGAGCGCGCTCGAGGGGGCGCTGACCACGTTCAACAAGCTCACGCTCATGGCGGACACCGCGGTCAGCTACGGCATCGATGGCATCGCCATCGAGATTCCACGGCTGCCCCCGCTCGACACGTCCTCGATGACCGTCCTGTATGACGATGCCGTCGCGTCCGGTTGGAGCACGGCCTACAGCTGGGGCGGCACCACACTGGTGTCCGACACGGCAAGCAGGGCCTATGGGACGACGTCCATGAAGGTGACGGCGCCAGCCAACAGCGCCATGGCCCTGGGCGCGTTCGGCTCCAGCGCCTCGGTCGCCAACACGGTCGCCGTGAGCTTCGCCATCAATCCGGGCACCTCGAACCTCACTGCAATCCAGGCCCTCAAGGTCATCGTGAGCCAGGAGGGCGTCGACGGGAACGCGGGAGTCGCCATCGGCGCCTACGCGAATCCGGGGTTCGGTTCTCTGGCGCCGGGGCACTGGACGCGCGTCAGAATCCCGATGAGCGCGCTCAAGGGCTCGCTCACGACGTTCAACAAGCTCACGCTCCAGAGCGCCTCCGCGGTGGTCTATGGGGTGGATGGGATTGCGTTGGAGAATGGAACCACCCAGCCACCGAGCGGGGGGAAGACCTATCCCACGGGCGTGGCCTATCGCGGCATCAACCGCGCCGGGATGGAGTACGGCGACGACTGGGATGGTTGGACCGGCCAGACCTATTACGAGATGCCGTCATCGACCCAGATCGCCGCGGAGCTCGCGTATTACAAGGCCAAGGGCTTCAACCTGATTCGTTTGCCAATCTCGTGGGAGCGCATCCAGCACACGCTCTATGGCCCGCTGGATATGGCCTACTCGAATGGCATGATGAACTACATCAACCTGGCGACGGCCCAGGGGTTCAGCCTCGTGCTCGACCTGCATAACTACAATCGTTATGCGACGGGCGCGTTCGATGGTGCCGGAAACCAGACCACGAACTACGTCCAACGCATCATCGGAGACGGCACGCTGACGGTGGGTCATCTCGCCGACGTTTGGACGAAGCTCGCGAATCTGGTGAAGACGAACCCCAAGGTGATTCTGAACCTCATGAACGAGCCGCACGACCTCCCGATGACCTCGACCACCTGGTTCTCGGGGATTCAGACGGTCATGAACGCCGTGCGCGCGACCGGGTCGACACAGTTGATCCTGGTCCCGAACACGCGGGCATCGGACGTGGGGCACTGGCACACCTGGGCCCCGGGCGGAGGTCCGCTCGACTCGGTCGCGTCCCTGGTCATCACGGACAGCGCCAACAACTACGCCTTCGACATGCATTCGTATTACCCGGAAGGCTACGGCAGCAACGACGAGTCGTCATACGGCGCCCAGCTCACGGCGGTCACGAACTGGGCGAGGACCCATGGCAAGAAGTTGTTCTTGTCCGAGATGGGGATCCGCAACCAGGAGTCCTTCGCGCAGGTCCAGATCACCAACGCGCTCACGTTCATGAACAACAACAGCGACGTGTGGGTCGGCTGGTCTCCGTGGGACTTGACCTACTGGCAGCTCACCACGAACAACCATACGGCGGACTACACGACCAACGGCCGCACACCGATCAATTGGTATGCCGCCTTCTTGACCGCGAACTTCCTCGCGCTGTGA
- a CDS encoding class I SAM-dependent DNA methyltransferase produces MHEYDLIADWYAAQRTGHIGVPEVTALAASLPAGAMVLDVGCGTGLPLTRVLLEHGCHVMGVDSSRELLARFQANFPHVPVVCAPIQSCELQAGSFDAAMAWGVLFHLRHEEQEQAIANIARALKPGAAFLFTSGDAHGSSDGAPMNGVPFRYHSYSIAGYRDLLRAHGLTLESTHTDPGGNVCFQSRKTG; encoded by the coding sequence GTGCACGAGTACGATTTGATCGCGGACTGGTATGCGGCCCAACGCACGGGCCATATCGGCGTCCCGGAAGTGACGGCACTCGCGGCGTCGCTTCCGGCGGGCGCCATGGTGCTGGACGTCGGCTGTGGCACGGGGCTGCCGCTGACGCGGGTGTTGCTGGAGCACGGCTGTCACGTGATGGGGGTGGATAGCTCCCGCGAGCTGCTGGCGCGATTCCAGGCGAACTTCCCCCACGTGCCGGTGGTCTGTGCGCCCATCCAGTCGTGTGAGCTTCAAGCAGGGAGCTTCGACGCCGCGATGGCATGGGGCGTCCTGTTCCACCTGCGCCACGAAGAGCAGGAACAGGCGATTGCCAATATCGCGCGGGCATTGAAGCCTGGCGCCGCGTTCCTCTTCACCTCGGGCGACGCCCATGGCTCCAGCGATGGCGCGCCGATGAATGGGGTGCCGTTCCGCTATCACTCATACAGCATCGCTGGGTATCGCGACCTGCTGCGCGCGCACGGGCTCACGTTGGAATCGACGCACACGGACCCTGGCGGGAACGTCTGCTTCCAGTCGCGCAAGACGGGATGA
- a CDS encoding AraC family transcriptional regulator, producing MEPLSAVLRGVHLEGSIYAAWELRAPWGMDLPEGPFASFHLVERGRCVLRTSREVLSLEAGELVVLFDGQPHRLMSSRDAPVVPLAQLVARHPLVEGVHRAGGVGEPSRLVCGKFAAEGAQGIRMLRGLPRVVHLGRTKLASLPALRALLESLAHEATSSAPGAATATARITEALFVQVLRALLLDTEETVPGWLAGLREPRLAEALHQLHMDPARHWSVGDLAARVGMSRTRFALLFQERVGQPPMTYLMNLRLDLVAQRLRDGDDSIGEIAHAAGFASQSGLTRAFHRRFGQTPSAFRKAAGASVKVSGR from the coding sequence ATGGAGCCACTGTCGGCGGTACTTCGCGGGGTGCACCTGGAAGGAAGCATCTATGCCGCATGGGAGCTGCGCGCGCCCTGGGGCATGGACCTGCCAGAAGGCCCCTTCGCCTCGTTTCATCTGGTGGAGCGAGGACGGTGCGTGCTGCGCACCTCACGCGAGGTCCTCTCCCTGGAGGCCGGTGAGCTCGTCGTCCTCTTCGACGGCCAGCCGCACCGGCTGATGTCCTCACGGGACGCTCCGGTCGTTCCGCTGGCACAGCTCGTCGCGCGGCATCCCCTGGTGGAAGGTGTTCACCGGGCGGGCGGAGTGGGAGAGCCCTCCCGTCTGGTCTGCGGCAAGTTCGCCGCCGAGGGAGCCCAGGGAATCCGCATGCTGCGCGGGCTCCCCCGCGTCGTCCACCTGGGACGCACGAAGCTGGCCTCCCTCCCCGCGCTCCGCGCCCTGCTGGAATCCCTCGCACACGAAGCAACCTCCTCCGCTCCCGGTGCGGCCACGGCCACCGCCCGAATCACGGAGGCGCTCTTCGTCCAGGTGCTGCGCGCCCTGCTCCTCGACACGGAGGAGACCGTGCCGGGGTGGTTGGCGGGCCTGCGCGAGCCTCGACTGGCGGAGGCCCTCCATCAGCTCCACATGGACCCCGCTCGGCACTGGTCCGTCGGAGACCTGGCCGCGCGAGTGGGGATGTCCCGCACTCGGTTCGCCCTGCTCTTCCAGGAACGCGTCGGCCAGCCCCCCATGACCTACCTCATGAACCTCCGGCTGGACCTGGTCGCGCAGCGGCTGCGGGACGGAGACGACTCCATTGGCGAAATCGCGCATGCGGCGGGGTTCGCCAGTCAGTCCGGACTGACCCGCGCGTTCCACCGGCGCTTCGGCCAGACGCCCTCGGCCTTCCGCAAGGCCGCGGGCGCGTCCGTGAAGGTCTCGGGGCGATGA
- a CDS encoding zinc-dependent alcohol dehydrogenase family protein, producing the protein MRGVVMEAPGVVRVEEREDPKLLAPTDAIIRLSATCICGSDLWPYRGVERVDHTPMGHEYVGIVEEVGDEVKTLKVGDFVVGSFVISDNTCEICRSGYPSRCVRGEFVSQTIGTQAERARIPLADGTLVATPARPPPELIPSLLAASDVLGTGWFAAVAAEAGPGKTVAVVGDGAVGLMGILAARQLGAERVIAMSRHASRQALAREFGATDIVEERGDAGVARIKQLTNGLGAHSVIEAVGTQESMMQAIRATRPGGHIGYVGVSHEGVALPADELFFSEVHLHGGPAPVRRFLPELIQLIWDRKINPGKVFDLTLPLEQASEGYKAMDERRAIKVMLTL; encoded by the coding sequence ATGCGTGGAGTTGTGATGGAAGCCCCCGGCGTCGTCCGGGTCGAGGAGCGAGAGGACCCGAAGCTCCTCGCGCCCACCGATGCCATCATTCGGCTCTCGGCGACCTGCATCTGCGGGTCGGACCTGTGGCCCTACCGCGGCGTCGAGCGCGTCGACCACACGCCGATGGGCCACGAGTACGTCGGCATCGTCGAGGAGGTTGGCGACGAGGTGAAGACCCTGAAGGTCGGTGACTTCGTCGTCGGGTCGTTCGTGATTTCGGACAACACCTGTGAGATCTGCCGGTCCGGGTACCCGTCGCGGTGCGTGCGCGGGGAGTTCGTGTCGCAGACGATTGGCACCCAGGCCGAACGGGCCCGTATCCCCCTGGCCGATGGGACCCTCGTGGCCACGCCCGCGCGGCCTCCGCCGGAGCTGATTCCGTCGCTGCTCGCCGCATCCGACGTGCTCGGCACGGGCTGGTTTGCCGCAGTCGCCGCCGAGGCGGGGCCTGGCAAGACGGTGGCCGTCGTCGGTGACGGCGCCGTTGGATTGATGGGCATCCTGGCCGCCAGGCAGCTCGGCGCCGAGCGTGTCATCGCCATGTCCCGTCACGCCAGTCGACAGGCGCTCGCCCGCGAGTTCGGCGCGACCGACATCGTCGAGGAGCGCGGCGACGCGGGCGTGGCGAGAATCAAGCAACTGACGAACGGGCTCGGCGCGCACAGCGTCATCGAGGCGGTCGGCACCCAGGAGTCGATGATGCAGGCCATTCGCGCCACCCGCCCCGGTGGACATATCGGCTACGTGGGCGTCTCCCACGAGGGCGTCGCCCTCCCAGCGGACGAGCTGTTCTTCTCCGAGGTGCACCTGCACGGAGGTCCGGCCCCGGTACGCCGGTTCCTGCCCGAGCTCATCCAGCTCATCTGGGACCGGAAGATCAACCCCGGCAAGGTCTTCGACCTCACCTTGCCGCTCGAGCAAGCGAGTGAGGGCTACAAGGCGATGGACGAGCGCCGCGCCATCAAGGTGATGCTCACGCTTTGA
- a CDS encoding quinone oxidoreductase family protein produces MKAAVIRSFEQPPRYEDFAVPVPKGRDELLVDVLAVGLHHLTRARAEGSHYTSAGVLPLIPGVDGVGRGADGKLRYFVVDGTRTGTMAEKTVIEADHSIVLPRDSDPVTVAAAMNPAMGAWLALRCRVPFKKGQRVLILGATGNAGSMAVQISRHLGARQIIATGRDEQKLAKLPGLGATEVVALGDDRLGSLAREVDVVLDFVWGESTPRVMDMVVRARAERERPLAWIEIGSVAGQTAAIPAALLRASGLQLVGSGLGSVPGREIVKELPALVKEIVRGTFHLDVKAMPLSNVERAWTEAAHANERIVLTP; encoded by the coding sequence ATGAAAGCCGCCGTCATCCGCTCGTTCGAACAGCCACCGCGGTACGAAGACTTCGCTGTCCCCGTTCCCAAGGGCCGTGACGAGCTGCTCGTCGACGTGCTCGCTGTCGGTCTGCATCATCTCACCCGCGCGAGAGCCGAGGGCTCGCACTACACGAGTGCGGGCGTCCTCCCGCTCATCCCGGGCGTCGACGGTGTCGGGCGCGGCGCCGACGGCAAGCTGCGCTACTTCGTGGTCGACGGCACGCGAACGGGCACGATGGCCGAGAAGACGGTGATAGAGGCCGACCACAGCATCGTGCTCCCTCGTGACAGCGACCCCGTTACCGTCGCGGCGGCGATGAACCCCGCGATGGGGGCCTGGCTCGCGCTGCGTTGTCGCGTGCCCTTCAAGAAGGGGCAGAGGGTCCTCATCCTGGGGGCCACGGGGAATGCGGGGAGCATGGCCGTGCAGATTTCCCGGCACCTGGGCGCGCGGCAGATCATCGCGACGGGCCGTGACGAGCAGAAGCTCGCGAAGCTGCCCGGACTCGGCGCGACGGAGGTCGTGGCGCTGGGGGATGACCGGCTGGGCTCCCTCGCGCGTGAGGTGGATGTCGTGCTCGACTTCGTCTGGGGGGAGAGTACGCCGCGGGTCATGGACATGGTCGTCAGAGCGCGTGCGGAGCGTGAGCGACCGCTGGCATGGATCGAGATTGGTTCGGTCGCGGGGCAGACCGCCGCCATTCCAGCGGCCCTCCTGCGGGCTTCAGGTCTCCAGCTCGTCGGCAGCGGGCTCGGGTCGGTGCCAGGTCGGGAGATCGTCAAGGAGCTGCCGGCGCTCGTGAAGGAGATCGTGCGCGGTACGTTTCACCTCGATGTGAAGGCGATGCCTCTCTCCAACGTGGAGCGGGCGTGGACCGAGGCCGCGCACGCGAACGAGCGCATCGTCCTGACCCCCTGA